In a single window of the Pseudochaenichthys georgianus chromosome 16, fPseGeo1.2, whole genome shotgun sequence genome:
- the LOC117460800 gene encoding fucolectin-1, which translates to MKQTSVLSLLLLLGTSSANNYQNVALRGRASMSERIADLYGFASNAIDGNRESNYSVGSCTSTVEMANPWWRVDLLESYTITSIIIINRGDCCAGKLNMARVHIGNSLENNGASNPVAGIIYHIPSGMSLKMTFTEHVEGRYVTVVLRGLKKTLTLCEVEVYGYRVPSGENLALQGKASQSSLHSTGIAYNAIDGNRASDWAKGSCTHTANNLNPWWRLDLGNTHKIFSVKITNYKNAPSYINGAEIKIGDSLDNDGNNNPRCAVISSIPGGFTETFQCNGMDGRYVNIVIPGRTGYLALCEVEVYGSRLD; encoded by the exons AGAATGTGGCTTTACGTGGAAGAGCGAGCATGTCAGAGCGTATTGCCGACTTGTATGGATTTGCCTCCAATGCTATTGATGGAAACCGTGAATCGAACTACTCTGTTGGATCATGCACCTCCACTGTTGAGATGGCCAACCCCTGGTGGAGAGTGGACCTGCTGGAGTCATACACCATCAcctccatcatcatcatcaacagAGGAGACTGCTGTGCAGGAAAGCTCAACATGGCAAGGGTTCACATCGGCAACTCTTTAGAAAACAACGGCGCTTCAAACCCAGT GGCCGGTATAATTTATCACATCCCTTCAGGCATGTCTTTAAAAATGACTTTTACCGAACATGTGGAGGGACGTTATGTGACCGTGGTTCTACGTGGTTTAAAGAAAACCCTAACACTCTGCGAGGTGGAGGTCTACGGTTACCGTGTTCCATCAG GAGAGAACCTGGCACTCCAAGGAAAAGCCTCACAGTCATCCCTGCATTCAACGGGCATTGCTTATAATGCCATTGATGGAAATCGTGCCAGCGACTGGGCAAAGGGTTCTTGtacacacacagcaaataatttgAACCCATGGTGGCGACTGGACCTGGGCAACACCCACAAAATATTTTCTGTTAAGATAACCAACTACAAAAATGCCCCTTCATATATTAATGGAGCAGAGATAAAAATTGGAGATTCTCTTGATAACGATGGCAACAACAATCCGAG GTGTGCTGTGATCTCAAGCATCCCTGGAGGTTTCACGGAAACCTTCCAGTGTAACGGGATGGACGGTCGCTACGTCAACATCGTCATTCCTGGAAGAACCGGGTACCTGGCACTCTGTGAGGTGGAGGTGTACGGCTCCAGGCTGGATTAG